In the genome of Ktedonobacteraceae bacterium, one region contains:
- a CDS encoding NADH-quinone oxidoreductase subunit J, with protein MDLATLLFWIVAVILVGSALLVVGLNNIVHSALSLVVVFAMAAGIYLLANAEFIAIVQILIYAGAVTILILFALMLTRTVNIQTNSNPINKYWWLGVIISALVGATILFAVTVSPHFVAPASSALGYSAHNSTCPLPPNNVVYIGNLLYSPTCYSYVLPFEIASVVLLVAIIGAIVIGREEE; from the coding sequence ATGGACTTAGCAACACTTCTATTTTGGATCGTTGCTGTGATACTGGTCGGTTCCGCTCTGCTGGTGGTGGGATTGAATAACATCGTTCACAGCGCGCTGTCCCTGGTCGTCGTCTTCGCGATGGCCGCCGGCATCTATCTTCTGGCTAATGCCGAATTCATCGCCATCGTACAAATCCTGATTTACGCGGGAGCGGTTACTATCCTTATCCTCTTTGCTCTCATGCTCACCCGTACCGTCAATATCCAGACCAATAGCAACCCGATAAACAAATACTGGTGGTTGGGAGTGATTATCAGCGCCCTGGTCGGCGCGACGATCCTCTTCGCGGTCACCGTCAGCCCGCATTTTGTGGCTCCTGCCAGTAGCGCCCTCGGATATAGCGCGCACAATAGTACCTGCCCGCTGCCACCGAACAATGTCGTCTACATTGGCAACTTATTGTATAGCCCCACCTGTTATAGCTACGTGCTTCCTTTTGAAATCGCATCGGTTGTGTTGCTCGTAGCCATCATAGGCGCGATCGTGATTGGTAGGGAGGAAGAATAA
- the nuoK gene encoding NADH-quinone oxidoreductase subunit NuoK, with protein sequence MLTLNHFLVLGAVLFCIGLYGAIVKRNAIAVLMGIEIMLNAVNITLVGFSLFNTARPYATYLTGQIFAIFIITVAAAEAAVALAMVISIYRKRSTVDVTDFDMMKW encoded by the coding sequence ATGCTCACGCTCAATCATTTTCTGGTACTCGGCGCTGTCCTTTTCTGTATTGGACTCTACGGAGCCATCGTGAAGCGCAACGCCATCGCCGTGCTGATGGGCATCGAAATTATGTTGAATGCAGTCAATATCACCCTGGTTGGTTTTTCGCTCTTCAACACGGCCAGACCGTATGCTACTTATTTGACCGGCCAAATTTTCGCCATTTTCATCATTACTGTCGCCGCCGCCGAAGCCGCGGTCGCCCTTGCCATGGTCATCTCCATCTACCGCAAGCGCAGCACGGTTGACGTGACAGACTTTGACATGATGAAGTGGTAA
- the nuoL gene encoding NADH-quinone oxidoreductase subunit L, whose product MALYSYSWFILFSPLFSFVVIVFGTRMWDLLSRKSVEAAATHEEKEEAEEESDIHEMKVQGPKGEDQTFLDIEDPKVPRLTPGARISAYLGIVIMGLACIYSWILLLASTGVIPGFPMPAGGVPVFSYNWFTQGTASYIIAFRVDNLAIAMMVVVTTVSLLVQFYSQGYMERSSGYARFFAYLSLFTFSMLDITFAQNFLVIFIGWELVGLSSYLLIGFWINKRAKPDEDRLSPASASIEAFITTRIGDVGFIIGIMILFTSTGTFDFAQLATRVGTMDKALLTTAMILVFCGAIGKSAQFPLHVWLPPAMEGPTPVSALIHAATMVAAGVYMVARTFPLFAAAGPQAFEVVAWVGAFTALFAASIAMCQRDFKRVLAFSTISQLGYMFVGLGVAGSAYGPGPGMFHLFTHAFFKALLFLGAGSVLHALHHATHHEEQRMDKMGGLAAFMPVTAITWLIATLSIAGFPFFAGFYSKESLIGLAFDSGHYAIWAVTLFTAGLTGFYMLRAYILAFGGKGGPWGGLWGKAELYRGEGHPHESPLTMTIPLVLLAIASVAAGYWFGIYGYLQPGVSFDVGRFFADYKTWVGVVVSIAGLGVAYAIYARVEYARIHEYVESHAALRLLHRILLNKYYMDTLYNLLIKYGVLGLSHIEQAFDMYIVDGLVNGVAQVVTLFGRDLRHTETGRVQAYMIGFFGGVAVLAIVVIALVTYVK is encoded by the coding sequence ATGGCATTGTATTCGTATTCCTGGTTCATTCTCTTCTCGCCGCTTTTCTCATTTGTCGTGATTGTATTTGGCACGCGCATGTGGGACCTGCTCAGCCGCAAGTCCGTTGAAGCAGCCGCCACGCACGAGGAAAAAGAGGAAGCCGAGGAGGAGAGCGATATTCATGAAATGAAGGTGCAGGGGCCAAAGGGTGAGGATCAGACTTTTCTCGATATCGAAGACCCTAAAGTGCCCCGCCTCACACCGGGTGCCAGGATCAGCGCCTATCTAGGCATAGTGATCATGGGGCTTGCCTGCATTTATTCCTGGATTTTGCTCCTTGCTTCAACAGGCGTTATTCCTGGTTTTCCCATGCCTGCTGGCGGCGTTCCCGTTTTTTCCTACAATTGGTTCACGCAAGGAACTGCCAGCTATATCATCGCCTTTCGGGTGGATAACCTGGCCATCGCCATGATGGTCGTCGTCACGACCGTCTCGCTGCTGGTGCAATTTTATTCACAAGGATACATGGAAAGGTCGTCGGGCTACGCGCGTTTTTTTGCCTATCTCTCGCTCTTTACCTTCTCCATGCTCGACATCACCTTTGCCCAGAACTTCCTGGTGATCTTCATCGGTTGGGAGCTGGTCGGCCTGAGTTCTTACCTGCTGATCGGCTTCTGGATCAACAAACGAGCCAAGCCTGACGAGGACCGCCTCTCGCCCGCCAGCGCGTCCATTGAAGCCTTTATCACCACGCGCATCGGTGATGTTGGCTTCATTATCGGCATCATGATCCTGTTTACCAGCACGGGCACCTTCGATTTTGCGCAACTGGCGACGCGCGTTGGAACCATGGACAAGGCTCTGCTCACGACTGCAATGATCCTGGTCTTCTGTGGCGCCATCGGCAAATCCGCGCAGTTCCCGCTGCATGTCTGGCTTCCACCTGCTATGGAAGGCCCGACACCGGTCAGCGCCCTCATCCACGCTGCTACTATGGTGGCCGCCGGTGTCTACATGGTGGCGCGTACCTTTCCGCTCTTTGCCGCCGCCGGGCCGCAAGCGTTTGAGGTAGTGGCCTGGGTGGGTGCATTCACCGCTCTCTTTGCTGCTTCGATTGCCATGTGCCAGAGGGACTTCAAGCGCGTCCTGGCATTTTCCACCATCAGCCAGCTTGGTTATATGTTCGTCGGGCTTGGTGTCGCTGGTAGCGCTTATGGCCCTGGCCCTGGTATGTTTCACCTGTTCACGCATGCTTTCTTCAAAGCCCTGCTCTTCCTGGGTGCCGGTAGTGTTCTGCACGCCTTGCATCATGCCACGCATCACGAGGAACAGCGCATGGATAAAATGGGTGGACTGGCAGCCTTTATGCCAGTTACAGCGATCACCTGGCTGATCGCGACCCTTTCAATCGCCGGTTTCCCTTTCTTCGCCGGCTTCTATAGCAAAGAAAGCCTGATCGGTTTAGCCTTCGATAGCGGCCACTACGCGATATGGGCAGTCACCTTGTTTACCGCCGGCCTGACAGGTTTCTACATGCTGCGCGCCTATATCCTGGCATTTGGCGGCAAGGGTGGCCCCTGGGGCGGGCTCTGGGGCAAGGCGGAACTCTATCGCGGCGAAGGTCACCCACATGAATCACCGCTGACCATGACCATTCCACTGGTCTTGCTGGCAATCGCCTCGGTCGCCGCCGGGTACTGGTTCGGCATCTATGGCTACCTGCAACCGGGCGTCAGCTTCGACGTGGGCCGCTTCTTTGCCGATTACAAGACCTGGGTAGGCGTGGTTGTCTCCATCGCCGGTCTGGGCGTCGCCTATGCCATCTACGCGCGTGTCGAATACGCGCGCATTCATGAATACGTCGAAAGCCACGCGGCCCTGCGCCTGCTGCACCGCATCCTGCTGAATAAGTATTATATGGACACACTGTACAACCTGCTCATCAAATATGGCGTGCTTGGTCTCTCGCATATCGAGCAGGCCTTCGATATGTACATCGTGGATGGGCTGGTCAACGGCGTAGCGCAAGTGGTAACCCTGTTTGGGCGCGACCTGCGGCACACCGAAACCGGTCGCGTGCAGGCCTACATGATTGGCTTCTTTGGTGGTGTAGCAGTGCTGGCAATCGTCGTCATCGCGCTGGTCACATATGTGAAGTGA
- a CDS encoding NADH-quinone oxidoreductase subunit M has product MIFTSDLTWILFLPVLGALAVLATPVRIARWMALLFSAATFALSLAIFVRIAVNGYNFGSLANPADSYNAPWINFTAGSFHFVVNYFLGVDGLALPMVILNALLTMLAIIGGWHKVRVKEYMALILLLETGVMGVFISLDLFLFFLFWEVELAPMFLLIGIWGNEHIKHTVFGDMPGRIYSAWKFLLYTFFGSIFMLAGILLLYFNEGGTTASMQFFLTHMPGGNISFLGITMSLQLLIFLLIYLAFAIKIPMFPFHTWLPDAHTDAPTEVSVILAGILLKMGAYGLIRICLTLLPVGIQQFSGWLAILAVINILYGAGICLVQTDMKRLIAYSSVSHMGVVLLGVAAAAGLTGTAQLAFRTAALTGASIQMFSHGIITGMLFFCVGVIYDHAHTREIAVFGGVAKTMPILATFFTFAGLASLGLPGLAGFVAEYMTFTASFQIWTAVTAASVFTMILTAGYLLWMLKRVFYGPFNIKWKLLPDATLRESLPLISLASVIVLVGIYPAFLINMLNPSLTAIMQTVTTALH; this is encoded by the coding sequence GTGATATTTACGAGTGATCTCACCTGGATACTCTTCCTGCCGGTGTTGGGTGCATTAGCAGTGCTGGCAACTCCGGTACGCATTGCGCGCTGGATGGCTTTGTTGTTTTCCGCCGCCACCTTCGCGCTATCCCTGGCCATATTCGTCCGTATCGCCGTTAATGGCTACAACTTTGGCAGCCTGGCGAATCCTGCCGATTCGTACAATGCTCCGTGGATCAATTTTACCGCCGGCTCCTTCCATTTCGTCGTGAACTACTTCCTGGGGGTAGATGGTCTGGCTTTGCCCATGGTCATCTTGAACGCCCTGCTCACGATGCTGGCAATCATCGGCGGTTGGCATAAAGTGCGCGTCAAAGAATATATGGCCCTGATACTGCTCCTGGAAACTGGCGTCATGGGCGTCTTTATATCGCTTGATTTGTTCCTCTTCTTCCTCTTCTGGGAGGTCGAACTTGCACCCATGTTCCTCTTGATCGGCATCTGGGGCAACGAACACATCAAGCATACCGTCTTCGGAGATATGCCCGGTCGCATCTACTCGGCCTGGAAATTCCTGCTGTACACCTTCTTCGGCAGTATCTTCATGCTCGCCGGTATCCTCTTGCTCTACTTCAACGAAGGCGGCACCACGGCCAGCATGCAGTTCTTCCTGACGCATATGCCGGGCGGTAATATATCGTTCCTTGGTATCACGATGAGCCTGCAGCTCCTGATCTTCCTGCTCATCTACCTGGCTTTCGCCATCAAGATACCAATGTTCCCGTTCCATACCTGGCTGCCCGATGCGCACACCGATGCCCCGACCGAGGTCAGCGTGATCCTGGCGGGTATCCTGCTGAAGATGGGGGCCTATGGATTGATCCGTATCTGCCTGACGCTCCTGCCGGTTGGTATCCAGCAGTTCTCCGGCTGGCTGGCGATCCTGGCCGTCATCAACATACTCTATGGCGCGGGTATCTGTCTTGTGCAGACCGATATGAAGCGTCTGATCGCCTACTCCAGCGTCAGCCATATGGGTGTCGTACTGCTGGGTGTAGCGGCTGCTGCCGGTCTCACTGGAACAGCCCAGCTTGCATTTCGCACGGCGGCGCTCACAGGCGCGAGCATCCAGATGTTCAGCCACGGTATCATCACGGGTATGCTCTTCTTCTGCGTCGGCGTCATTTACGATCACGCGCATACCCGCGAAATTGCGGTCTTCGGCGGTGTCGCCAAAACGATGCCTATACTGGCAACATTCTTTACGTTCGCGGGTCTGGCATCTCTTGGATTACCAGGATTGGCCGGCTTCGTCGCCGAATATATGACCTTTACGGCCAGCTTCCAAATCTGGACCGCGGTGACTGCTGCCTCGGTCTTCACGATGATCCTCACGGCAGGCTACCTGCTCTGGATGTTGAAGCGCGTCTTCTATGGTCCATTCAATATCAAATGGAAGTTGCTGCCGGATGCGACTTTGCGCGAATCGCTGCCTCTCATTTCGCTCGCATCGGTCATCGTTCTTGTCGGGATATATCCAGCTTTCTTGATTAATATGCTGAATCCCAGTCTGACCGCGATCATGCAGACGGTGACTACGGCGCTGCATTGA